The proteins below come from a single Magallana gigas chromosome 10, xbMagGiga1.1, whole genome shotgun sequence genomic window:
- the LOC105326941 gene encoding uncharacterized protein isoform X11 produces the protein MTGEEEGGHWTPLRQHKTPSPAPSSFSGTPEPGHPDQPRVKSAHALEPLAEEEEDEDGEEGKEKGTMRKPAPKKLAVLDRSKFGKFIVSYGPGKSFGEVALVKRESFRNASIIADEDLDLLVIGQDLFDRSLKLDTEKEFAEISDFIDSHPFFSHMPTKLKKLLEMSLRRETFIFDTVLIKQGEPVQGLHFILKGQANVIVEPHKHQKQYPHLWPFEAGIDIYAVEFEHLREARRQAILRKYEDPAVWETKSEELVIRRTEGYAAVEKYMKERHVDLCSIQDREVLGDIEILNNLSTYMHTVKCTANTEVFILDTKNYDRIVGKKNTATLDIMREYVKAKLETRMNMKQGHLVPFLQFLHFKMTEESLPQSKPLPPLKMSKTLPDRDTMLQQLLQWFKDGKSTIVEPYTAGAVFYKELMKEKAAARKDNPPVAKTSVALTLRANRRNQPVRKPRSLLEIRESLRQMMEAEIIDFENENSKKQIGSRKKGKVRGKKPRKRNPSETQSNFEGSRSKAASLQSLASLPNYLDNDASDTSLLKILANHNKPASVTDSNPKSGQKSSENTPRDETKPVKPVLITEVPRKDQRVDLPNIREERTQEEIFLKKENHGGSAKNEVVFETQKSDMAARTQFQVPNAAQQSKELQVTSLENVPTLIGAEDEKELNLPAIPGADSFSKQKKPSGNWQTAMKFVNENIHKRLMDKKDPEHDMLPHYDDYESNDKNLSFLENRIMAFHVKYGGKSKMHMKLPKLARYVVDDNDINAPKPGGKVWIRRRMCRFADDKIQVKDHKHVRHHIVDDIPEFDTTVQKQKRVMQAFLG, from the exons ATGACAGGCGAGGAGGAGGGCGGCCACTGGACCCCTCTACGTCAGCACAAAACCCCCTCCCCGGCCCCATCCTCGTTCTCGGGAACCCCGGAACCGGGTCACCCCGACCAACCACGTGTTAAGAGTGCGCATGCGCTAGAGCCATTAGCGGAAGAGGAAGAGGATGAGGACGGTGAGGAAGGAAAGGAGAAAGGAACGATGAGAAAACCGGCGCCAAAGAAACTGGCAGTGCTGGATAGGTCTAAATTTGGAAAATTCATCGTCAGTTATG GTCCCGGAAAATCGTTTGGCGAAGTTGCCCTTGTAAAAAGAGAATCCTTTCGGAACGCCTCTATCATCGCTGATGAAGACCTAGATCTGTTGGTGATTGGACAAGACCTCTTTGATAGATCTTTAAAG TTGGATACAGAGAAGGAGTTTGCGGAGATTAGCGACTTCATCGATTCACATCCGTTCTTCTCGCACATGCCCACCAAGCTGAAGAAGCTCCTTGAGATGAGTCTGAGGAGGGAGACGTTCATCTTTGACACCGTGCTGATAAAGCAAGGGGAACCAGTCCAAGGACTCCATTTTATACTCAA AGGTCAGGCTAATGTCATCGTGGAACCCCACAAGCACCAGAAACAGTACCCACATCTGTGGCCGTTTGAGGCCGGCATCGACATCTACGCTGTGGAGTTTGAACATCTCAG GGAAGCAAGACGTCAAGCAATACTCAGAAAATACGAGGACCCGGCGGTATGGGAGACCAAGTCCGAGGAACTCGTCATTAGGCGGACCGAGGGTTACGCGGCGGTGGAGAAGTATATGAAGGAGCGACACGTGGACTTGTGTTCGATTCAGGACCGCGAGGTTCTTGGCGACATCGAGATTTTGAACAACTTGAGCACCTACATGCATACAGTCAAGTGTACGGCTAACACGGAAGTGTTTATTCTAGATACCAAAAACTATGACCGAATTGTCGGGAAGAAGAACACGGCCACGCTGGATATCATGCGAGAATACGTGAAAGCAAAGCTTGAAACTCGGATGAATATGAAACAGGGACATTTGGTGCCTTTCCTTCAATTTCTCCACTTTAAAATGACGGAGGAGTCTTTACCTCAGTCGAAACCTCTTCCACCTTTGAAAATGTCCAAAACTCTTCCAGATAGGGACACCATGTTGCAACAGTTGCTACAGTGGTTCAAGGACGGGAAGTCAACCATTGTAGAACCGTACACAGCAGGGGCTGTATTCTATAAAGAGCTCATGAAGGAAAAGGCAGCAGCTCGAAAAGATAACCCACCTGTCGCAAAGACAAGCGTGGCCCTGACACTTCGAGCGAATCGACGGAATCAACCGGTTCGGAAGCCCAGAAGCTTGTTGGAAATCCGTGAATCTTTGCGGCAGATGATGGAAGCCGAGATTATTGACTTCGAAAACGAGAATTCAAAGAAACAAATCGGTTCGAGGAAGAAGGGAAAAGTCCGGGGGAAGAAGCCTCGAAAAAGAAACCCTTCCGAAACTCAGTCGAATTTCGAAGGTAGCAGAAGCAAGGCAGCCTCGCTTCAATCGTTAGCTTCGCTTCCAAATTACCTCGATAATGACGCAAGTGATACGTCACTGTTGAAAATCCTCGCAAACCACAACAAGCCAGCCAGTGTCACTGATAGTAATCCAAAGAGTGGACAAAAATCCTCAGAGAATACGCCTCGAGATGAAACGAAACCCGTGAAACCGGTTCTGATTACGGAAGTTCCCCGCAAAGACCAGCGGGTGGATCTACCCAACATACGAGAGGAACGAACGCAGGAGGAAATctttcttaaaaaagaaaaccacgGAGGAAGTGCCAAAAACGAAGTAGTATTTGAAACCCAAAAATCGGACATGGCAGCAAGAACGCAATTCCAAGTTCCGAATGCAGCACAGCAATCAAAAGAACTTCAAGTTACAAGCCTCGAAAATGTACCGACTCTTATCGGTGCAGAAGACGAGAAAGAACTAAATTTACCCGCAATACCCGGGGCGGACTCGTTCTCGAAACAGAAAAAGCCAAGCGGGAACTGGCAAACGGCAATGAAATTTGTCAACGAGAATATCCACAAAAGACTGATGGATAAAAAGGACCCAGAGCACGATATGCTTCCACATTATGACGATTACGAATCCAATGATAAAAATCTGTCTTTCCTGGAAAACAGGATCATGGCGTTCCATGTGAAATATGGCGGAAAATCTAAAATGCACATGAAGTTACCCAAACTGGCACGATATGTCGTAGAC gACAACGATATAAATGCTCCGAAACCTGGAGGTAAAGTTTGGATCCGACGGCGCATGTGCAGATTTGCCGACGATAAGATCCAGGTCAAAGATCACAAACACGTGCGTCACCATATTGTTGACGATATTCCAGAGTTTGACACCACTGTACAGAAACAGAAACGGGTCATGCAGGCTTTCTTGGGATAA
- the LOC105326941 gene encoding uncharacterized protein isoform X1 yields the protein MAMDSVKDTITKPKALRTEPELRLLVDFFRKKSPLMQNLDTNILMDIGRNCSYHRSTRDDIIIKQGEKGDALKEEDEFNRMRVDDYGDIPEDDWDSTEIEFSFYIILNGSVSVYIDPRMTGEEEGGHWTPLRQHKTPSPAPSSFSGTPEPGHPDQPRVKSAHALEPLAEEEEDEDGEEGKEKGTMRKPAPKKLAVLDRSKFGKFIVSYGPGKSFGEVALVKRESFRNASIIADEDLDLLVIGQDLFDRSLKLDTEKEFAEISDFIDSHPFFSHMPTKLKKLLEMSLRRETFIFDTVLIKQGEPVQGLHFILKGQANVIVEPHKHQKQYPHLWPFEAGIDIYAVEFEHLREARRQAILRKYEDPAVWETKSEELVIRRTEGYAAVEKYMKERHVDLCSIQDREVLGDIEILNNLSTYMHTVKCTANTEVFILDTKNYDRIVGKKNTATLDIMREYVKAKLETRMNMKQGHLVPFLQFLHFKMTEESLPQSKPLPPLKMSKTLPDRDTMLQQLLQWFKDGKSTIVEPYTAGAVFYKELMKEKAAARKDNPPVAKTSVALTLRANRRNQPVRKPRSLLEIRESLRQMMEAEIIDFENENSKKQIGSRKKGKVRGKKPRKRNPSETQSNFEGSRSKAASLQSLASLPNYLDNDASDTSLLKILANHNKPASVTDSNPKSGQKSSENTPRDETKPVKPVLITEVPRKDQRVDLPNIREERTQEEIFLKKENHGGSAKNEVVFETQKSDMAARTQFQVPNAAQQSKELQVTSLENVPTLIGAEDEKELNLPAIPGADSFSKQKKPSGNWQTAMKFVNENIHKRLMDKKDPEHDMLPHYDDYESNDKNLSFLENRIMAFHVKYGGKSKMHMKLPKLARYVVDDNDINAPKPGGKVWIRRRMCRFADDKIQVKDHKHVRHHIVDDIPEFDTTVQKQKRVMQAFLG from the exons AATGCGAGTAGACGATTATGG GGACATACCGGAAGATGACTG GGATTCTACTGAAATCGAGTTTAG CTTCTACATAATCCTCAACGGGAGCGTATCGGTTTACATAGACCCCAGAATGACAGGCGAGGAGGAGGGCGGCCACTGGACCCCTCTACGTCAGCACAAAACCCCCTCCCCGGCCCCATCCTCGTTCTCGGGAACCCCGGAACCGGGTCACCCCGACCAACCACGTGTTAAGAGTGCGCATGCGCTAGAGCCATTAGCGGAAGAGGAAGAGGATGAGGACGGTGAGGAAGGAAAGGAGAAAGGAACGATGAGAAAACCGGCGCCAAAGAAACTGGCAGTGCTGGATAGGTCTAAATTTGGAAAATTCATCGTCAGTTATG GTCCCGGAAAATCGTTTGGCGAAGTTGCCCTTGTAAAAAGAGAATCCTTTCGGAACGCCTCTATCATCGCTGATGAAGACCTAGATCTGTTGGTGATTGGACAAGACCTCTTTGATAGATCTTTAAAG TTGGATACAGAGAAGGAGTTTGCGGAGATTAGCGACTTCATCGATTCACATCCGTTCTTCTCGCACATGCCCACCAAGCTGAAGAAGCTCCTTGAGATGAGTCTGAGGAGGGAGACGTTCATCTTTGACACCGTGCTGATAAAGCAAGGGGAACCAGTCCAAGGACTCCATTTTATACTCAA AGGTCAGGCTAATGTCATCGTGGAACCCCACAAGCACCAGAAACAGTACCCACATCTGTGGCCGTTTGAGGCCGGCATCGACATCTACGCTGTGGAGTTTGAACATCTCAG GGAAGCAAGACGTCAAGCAATACTCAGAAAATACGAGGACCCGGCGGTATGGGAGACCAAGTCCGAGGAACTCGTCATTAGGCGGACCGAGGGTTACGCGGCGGTGGAGAAGTATATGAAGGAGCGACACGTGGACTTGTGTTCGATTCAGGACCGCGAGGTTCTTGGCGACATCGAGATTTTGAACAACTTGAGCACCTACATGCATACAGTCAAGTGTACGGCTAACACGGAAGTGTTTATTCTAGATACCAAAAACTATGACCGAATTGTCGGGAAGAAGAACACGGCCACGCTGGATATCATGCGAGAATACGTGAAAGCAAAGCTTGAAACTCGGATGAATATGAAACAGGGACATTTGGTGCCTTTCCTTCAATTTCTCCACTTTAAAATGACGGAGGAGTCTTTACCTCAGTCGAAACCTCTTCCACCTTTGAAAATGTCCAAAACTCTTCCAGATAGGGACACCATGTTGCAACAGTTGCTACAGTGGTTCAAGGACGGGAAGTCAACCATTGTAGAACCGTACACAGCAGGGGCTGTATTCTATAAAGAGCTCATGAAGGAAAAGGCAGCAGCTCGAAAAGATAACCCACCTGTCGCAAAGACAAGCGTGGCCCTGACACTTCGAGCGAATCGACGGAATCAACCGGTTCGGAAGCCCAGAAGCTTGTTGGAAATCCGTGAATCTTTGCGGCAGATGATGGAAGCCGAGATTATTGACTTCGAAAACGAGAATTCAAAGAAACAAATCGGTTCGAGGAAGAAGGGAAAAGTCCGGGGGAAGAAGCCTCGAAAAAGAAACCCTTCCGAAACTCAGTCGAATTTCGAAGGTAGCAGAAGCAAGGCAGCCTCGCTTCAATCGTTAGCTTCGCTTCCAAATTACCTCGATAATGACGCAAGTGATACGTCACTGTTGAAAATCCTCGCAAACCACAACAAGCCAGCCAGTGTCACTGATAGTAATCCAAAGAGTGGACAAAAATCCTCAGAGAATACGCCTCGAGATGAAACGAAACCCGTGAAACCGGTTCTGATTACGGAAGTTCCCCGCAAAGACCAGCGGGTGGATCTACCCAACATACGAGAGGAACGAACGCAGGAGGAAATctttcttaaaaaagaaaaccacgGAGGAAGTGCCAAAAACGAAGTAGTATTTGAAACCCAAAAATCGGACATGGCAGCAAGAACGCAATTCCAAGTTCCGAATGCAGCACAGCAATCAAAAGAACTTCAAGTTACAAGCCTCGAAAATGTACCGACTCTTATCGGTGCAGAAGACGAGAAAGAACTAAATTTACCCGCAATACCCGGGGCGGACTCGTTCTCGAAACAGAAAAAGCCAAGCGGGAACTGGCAAACGGCAATGAAATTTGTCAACGAGAATATCCACAAAAGACTGATGGATAAAAAGGACCCAGAGCACGATATGCTTCCACATTATGACGATTACGAATCCAATGATAAAAATCTGTCTTTCCTGGAAAACAGGATCATGGCGTTCCATGTGAAATATGGCGGAAAATCTAAAATGCACATGAAGTTACCCAAACTGGCACGATATGTCGTAGAC gACAACGATATAAATGCTCCGAAACCTGGAGGTAAAGTTTGGATCCGACGGCGCATGTGCAGATTTGCCGACGATAAGATCCAGGTCAAAGATCACAAACACGTGCGTCACCATATTGTTGACGATATTCCAGAGTTTGACACCACTGTACAGAAACAGAAACGGGTCATGCAGGCTTTCTTGGGATAA
- the LOC105326941 gene encoding uncharacterized protein isoform X5, translating to MAMDSVKDTITKPKALRTEPELRLLVDFFRKKSPLMQNLDTNILMDIGRNCSYHRSTRDDIIIKQGEKGDALKEEDEFNRDIPEDDCFYIILNGSVSVYIDPRMTGEEEGGHWTPLRQHKTPSPAPSSFSGTPEPGHPDQPRVKSAHALEPLAEEEEDEDGEEGKEKGTMRKPAPKKLAVLDRSKFGKFIVSYGPGKSFGEVALVKRESFRNASIIADEDLDLLVIGQDLFDRSLKLDTEKEFAEISDFIDSHPFFSHMPTKLKKLLEMSLRRETFIFDTVLIKQGEPVQGLHFILKGQANVIVEPHKHQKQYPHLWPFEAGIDIYAVEFEHLREARRQAILRKYEDPAVWETKSEELVIRRTEGYAAVEKYMKERHVDLCSIQDREVLGDIEILNNLSTYMHTVKCTANTEVFILDTKNYDRIVGKKNTATLDIMREYVKAKLETRMNMKQGHLVPFLQFLHFKMTEESLPQSKPLPPLKMSKTLPDRDTMLQQLLQWFKDGKSTIVEPYTAGAVFYKELMKEKAAARKDNPPVAKTSVALTLRANRRNQPVRKPRSLLEIRESLRQMMEAEIIDFENENSKKQIGSRKKGKVRGKKPRKRNPSETQSNFEGSRSKAASLQSLASLPNYLDNDASDTSLLKILANHNKPASVTDSNPKSGQKSSENTPRDETKPVKPVLITEVPRKDQRVDLPNIREERTQEEIFLKKENHGGSAKNEVVFETQKSDMAARTQFQVPNAAQQSKELQVTSLENVPTLIGAEDEKELNLPAIPGADSFSKQKKPSGNWQTAMKFVNENIHKRLMDKKDPEHDMLPHYDDYESNDKNLSFLENRIMAFHVKYGGKSKMHMKLPKLARYVVDDNDINAPKPGGKVWIRRRMCRFADDKIQVKDHKHVRHHIVDDIPEFDTTVQKQKRVMQAFLG from the exons GGACATACCGGAAGATGACTG CTTCTACATAATCCTCAACGGGAGCGTATCGGTTTACATAGACCCCAGAATGACAGGCGAGGAGGAGGGCGGCCACTGGACCCCTCTACGTCAGCACAAAACCCCCTCCCCGGCCCCATCCTCGTTCTCGGGAACCCCGGAACCGGGTCACCCCGACCAACCACGTGTTAAGAGTGCGCATGCGCTAGAGCCATTAGCGGAAGAGGAAGAGGATGAGGACGGTGAGGAAGGAAAGGAGAAAGGAACGATGAGAAAACCGGCGCCAAAGAAACTGGCAGTGCTGGATAGGTCTAAATTTGGAAAATTCATCGTCAGTTATG GTCCCGGAAAATCGTTTGGCGAAGTTGCCCTTGTAAAAAGAGAATCCTTTCGGAACGCCTCTATCATCGCTGATGAAGACCTAGATCTGTTGGTGATTGGACAAGACCTCTTTGATAGATCTTTAAAG TTGGATACAGAGAAGGAGTTTGCGGAGATTAGCGACTTCATCGATTCACATCCGTTCTTCTCGCACATGCCCACCAAGCTGAAGAAGCTCCTTGAGATGAGTCTGAGGAGGGAGACGTTCATCTTTGACACCGTGCTGATAAAGCAAGGGGAACCAGTCCAAGGACTCCATTTTATACTCAA AGGTCAGGCTAATGTCATCGTGGAACCCCACAAGCACCAGAAACAGTACCCACATCTGTGGCCGTTTGAGGCCGGCATCGACATCTACGCTGTGGAGTTTGAACATCTCAG GGAAGCAAGACGTCAAGCAATACTCAGAAAATACGAGGACCCGGCGGTATGGGAGACCAAGTCCGAGGAACTCGTCATTAGGCGGACCGAGGGTTACGCGGCGGTGGAGAAGTATATGAAGGAGCGACACGTGGACTTGTGTTCGATTCAGGACCGCGAGGTTCTTGGCGACATCGAGATTTTGAACAACTTGAGCACCTACATGCATACAGTCAAGTGTACGGCTAACACGGAAGTGTTTATTCTAGATACCAAAAACTATGACCGAATTGTCGGGAAGAAGAACACGGCCACGCTGGATATCATGCGAGAATACGTGAAAGCAAAGCTTGAAACTCGGATGAATATGAAACAGGGACATTTGGTGCCTTTCCTTCAATTTCTCCACTTTAAAATGACGGAGGAGTCTTTACCTCAGTCGAAACCTCTTCCACCTTTGAAAATGTCCAAAACTCTTCCAGATAGGGACACCATGTTGCAACAGTTGCTACAGTGGTTCAAGGACGGGAAGTCAACCATTGTAGAACCGTACACAGCAGGGGCTGTATTCTATAAAGAGCTCATGAAGGAAAAGGCAGCAGCTCGAAAAGATAACCCACCTGTCGCAAAGACAAGCGTGGCCCTGACACTTCGAGCGAATCGACGGAATCAACCGGTTCGGAAGCCCAGAAGCTTGTTGGAAATCCGTGAATCTTTGCGGCAGATGATGGAAGCCGAGATTATTGACTTCGAAAACGAGAATTCAAAGAAACAAATCGGTTCGAGGAAGAAGGGAAAAGTCCGGGGGAAGAAGCCTCGAAAAAGAAACCCTTCCGAAACTCAGTCGAATTTCGAAGGTAGCAGAAGCAAGGCAGCCTCGCTTCAATCGTTAGCTTCGCTTCCAAATTACCTCGATAATGACGCAAGTGATACGTCACTGTTGAAAATCCTCGCAAACCACAACAAGCCAGCCAGTGTCACTGATAGTAATCCAAAGAGTGGACAAAAATCCTCAGAGAATACGCCTCGAGATGAAACGAAACCCGTGAAACCGGTTCTGATTACGGAAGTTCCCCGCAAAGACCAGCGGGTGGATCTACCCAACATACGAGAGGAACGAACGCAGGAGGAAATctttcttaaaaaagaaaaccacgGAGGAAGTGCCAAAAACGAAGTAGTATTTGAAACCCAAAAATCGGACATGGCAGCAAGAACGCAATTCCAAGTTCCGAATGCAGCACAGCAATCAAAAGAACTTCAAGTTACAAGCCTCGAAAATGTACCGACTCTTATCGGTGCAGAAGACGAGAAAGAACTAAATTTACCCGCAATACCCGGGGCGGACTCGTTCTCGAAACAGAAAAAGCCAAGCGGGAACTGGCAAACGGCAATGAAATTTGTCAACGAGAATATCCACAAAAGACTGATGGATAAAAAGGACCCAGAGCACGATATGCTTCCACATTATGACGATTACGAATCCAATGATAAAAATCTGTCTTTCCTGGAAAACAGGATCATGGCGTTCCATGTGAAATATGGCGGAAAATCTAAAATGCACATGAAGTTACCCAAACTGGCACGATATGTCGTAGAC gACAACGATATAAATGCTCCGAAACCTGGAGGTAAAGTTTGGATCCGACGGCGCATGTGCAGATTTGCCGACGATAAGATCCAGGTCAAAGATCACAAACACGTGCGTCACCATATTGTTGACGATATTCCAGAGTTTGACACCACTGTACAGAAACAGAAACGGGTCATGCAGGCTTTCTTGGGATAA
- the LOC105326941 gene encoding uncharacterized protein isoform X6, translated as MAMDSVKDTITKPKALRTEPELRLLVDFFRKKSPLMQNLDTNILMDIGRNCSYHRSTRDDIIIKQGEKGDAMRVDDYGDSTEIEFSFYIILNGSVSVYIDPRMTGEEEGGHWTPLRQHKTPSPAPSSFSGTPEPGHPDQPRVKSAHALEPLAEEEEDEDGEEGKEKGTMRKPAPKKLAVLDRSKFGKFIVSYGPGKSFGEVALVKRESFRNASIIADEDLDLLVIGQDLFDRSLKLDTEKEFAEISDFIDSHPFFSHMPTKLKKLLEMSLRRETFIFDTVLIKQGEPVQGLHFILKGQANVIVEPHKHQKQYPHLWPFEAGIDIYAVEFEHLREARRQAILRKYEDPAVWETKSEELVIRRTEGYAAVEKYMKERHVDLCSIQDREVLGDIEILNNLSTYMHTVKCTANTEVFILDTKNYDRIVGKKNTATLDIMREYVKAKLETRMNMKQGHLVPFLQFLHFKMTEESLPQSKPLPPLKMSKTLPDRDTMLQQLLQWFKDGKSTIVEPYTAGAVFYKELMKEKAAARKDNPPVAKTSVALTLRANRRNQPVRKPRSLLEIRESLRQMMEAEIIDFENENSKKQIGSRKKGKVRGKKPRKRNPSETQSNFEGSRSKAASLQSLASLPNYLDNDASDTSLLKILANHNKPASVTDSNPKSGQKSSENTPRDETKPVKPVLITEVPRKDQRVDLPNIREERTQEEIFLKKENHGGSAKNEVVFETQKSDMAARTQFQVPNAAQQSKELQVTSLENVPTLIGAEDEKELNLPAIPGADSFSKQKKPSGNWQTAMKFVNENIHKRLMDKKDPEHDMLPHYDDYESNDKNLSFLENRIMAFHVKYGGKSKMHMKLPKLARYVVDDNDINAPKPGGKVWIRRRMCRFADDKIQVKDHKHVRHHIVDDIPEFDTTVQKQKRVMQAFLG; from the exons AATGCGAGTAGACGATTATGG GGATTCTACTGAAATCGAGTTTAG CTTCTACATAATCCTCAACGGGAGCGTATCGGTTTACATAGACCCCAGAATGACAGGCGAGGAGGAGGGCGGCCACTGGACCCCTCTACGTCAGCACAAAACCCCCTCCCCGGCCCCATCCTCGTTCTCGGGAACCCCGGAACCGGGTCACCCCGACCAACCACGTGTTAAGAGTGCGCATGCGCTAGAGCCATTAGCGGAAGAGGAAGAGGATGAGGACGGTGAGGAAGGAAAGGAGAAAGGAACGATGAGAAAACCGGCGCCAAAGAAACTGGCAGTGCTGGATAGGTCTAAATTTGGAAAATTCATCGTCAGTTATG GTCCCGGAAAATCGTTTGGCGAAGTTGCCCTTGTAAAAAGAGAATCCTTTCGGAACGCCTCTATCATCGCTGATGAAGACCTAGATCTGTTGGTGATTGGACAAGACCTCTTTGATAGATCTTTAAAG TTGGATACAGAGAAGGAGTTTGCGGAGATTAGCGACTTCATCGATTCACATCCGTTCTTCTCGCACATGCCCACCAAGCTGAAGAAGCTCCTTGAGATGAGTCTGAGGAGGGAGACGTTCATCTTTGACACCGTGCTGATAAAGCAAGGGGAACCAGTCCAAGGACTCCATTTTATACTCAA AGGTCAGGCTAATGTCATCGTGGAACCCCACAAGCACCAGAAACAGTACCCACATCTGTGGCCGTTTGAGGCCGGCATCGACATCTACGCTGTGGAGTTTGAACATCTCAG GGAAGCAAGACGTCAAGCAATACTCAGAAAATACGAGGACCCGGCGGTATGGGAGACCAAGTCCGAGGAACTCGTCATTAGGCGGACCGAGGGTTACGCGGCGGTGGAGAAGTATATGAAGGAGCGACACGTGGACTTGTGTTCGATTCAGGACCGCGAGGTTCTTGGCGACATCGAGATTTTGAACAACTTGAGCACCTACATGCATACAGTCAAGTGTACGGCTAACACGGAAGTGTTTATTCTAGATACCAAAAACTATGACCGAATTGTCGGGAAGAAGAACACGGCCACGCTGGATATCATGCGAGAATACGTGAAAGCAAAGCTTGAAACTCGGATGAATATGAAACAGGGACATTTGGTGCCTTTCCTTCAATTTCTCCACTTTAAAATGACGGAGGAGTCTTTACCTCAGTCGAAACCTCTTCCACCTTTGAAAATGTCCAAAACTCTTCCAGATAGGGACACCATGTTGCAACAGTTGCTACAGTGGTTCAAGGACGGGAAGTCAACCATTGTAGAACCGTACACAGCAGGGGCTGTATTCTATAAAGAGCTCATGAAGGAAAAGGCAGCAGCTCGAAAAGATAACCCACCTGTCGCAAAGACAAGCGTGGCCCTGACACTTCGAGCGAATCGACGGAATCAACCGGTTCGGAAGCCCAGAAGCTTGTTGGAAATCCGTGAATCTTTGCGGCAGATGATGGAAGCCGAGATTATTGACTTCGAAAACGAGAATTCAAAGAAACAAATCGGTTCGAGGAAGAAGGGAAAAGTCCGGGGGAAGAAGCCTCGAAAAAGAAACCCTTCCGAAACTCAGTCGAATTTCGAAGGTAGCAGAAGCAAGGCAGCCTCGCTTCAATCGTTAGCTTCGCTTCCAAATTACCTCGATAATGACGCAAGTGATACGTCACTGTTGAAAATCCTCGCAAACCACAACAAGCCAGCCAGTGTCACTGATAGTAATCCAAAGAGTGGACAAAAATCCTCAGAGAATACGCCTCGAGATGAAACGAAACCCGTGAAACCGGTTCTGATTACGGAAGTTCCCCGCAAAGACCAGCGGGTGGATCTACCCAACATACGAGAGGAACGAACGCAGGAGGAAATctttcttaaaaaagaaaaccacgGAGGAAGTGCCAAAAACGAAGTAGTATTTGAAACCCAAAAATCGGACATGGCAGCAAGAACGCAATTCCAAGTTCCGAATGCAGCACAGCAATCAAAAGAACTTCAAGTTACAAGCCTCGAAAATGTACCGACTCTTATCGGTGCAGAAGACGAGAAAGAACTAAATTTACCCGCAATACCCGGGGCGGACTCGTTCTCGAAACAGAAAAAGCCAAGCGGGAACTGGCAAACGGCAATGAAATTTGTCAACGAGAATATCCACAAAAGACTGATGGATAAAAAGGACCCAGAGCACGATATGCTTCCACATTATGACGATTACGAATCCAATGATAAAAATCTGTCTTTCCTGGAAAACAGGATCATGGCGTTCCATGTGAAATATGGCGGAAAATCTAAAATGCACATGAAGTTACCCAAACTGGCACGATATGTCGTAGAC gACAACGATATAAATGCTCCGAAACCTGGAGGTAAAGTTTGGATCCGACGGCGCATGTGCAGATTTGCCGACGATAAGATCCAGGTCAAAGATCACAAACACGTGCGTCACCATATTGTTGACGATATTCCAGAGTTTGACACCACTGTACAGAAACAGAAACGGGTCATGCAGGCTTTCTTGGGATAA